The genomic region aagattAGCATGTGTTAGCATAATCGTAAGAAAAAGTACACCCAGTTATAAAATAACAGAACGAGGCATCTTTACTTTCATAGgtcatatttattcatattaagtgctgaaaataaatacaaaacatttttggaaCACATCTGGTAAAGTGACAAAGACCTGCTTCAGTCAAGTTTTGCTCGTCAGAAAAAGTTTCAATTTTACTTTTTCATCTTTTGCTGCAGTTTGAAACCTCAATCTGTGAAACATCAGGTAACGTGTGTGTTTTAATCAAACCTCATCAGTCTCGTCATAACGATCATTTACCCATTTGTACATGTGATTATATAGAGTCAAACTGCAGAACTTGTATCAAAACAAAAGTCTGGATCGTCTGTGGCATgaacaaacataaaaatatatgaGCACTGAAATGATGGCACGCTATGTAACATGGATGAGTCATGAATGCAAACttaacaaaatgtttgttaCGTCCAATTAACCAGACTGAGAAATGTTTTCTGTTAATTccagttgtgttttagcaatGAGTAGATTTGACACCAGAGCAGCATCTAAGTGCTACAgcgaccacacacacacacacacacacacacacacacacacacacacagcgagcTGGTTGGACTCTAAACTATGTTAGTAACACATTCAGCCAACACGTAAAATAACATAACTCAGACAGAGGGTTAAACATGCGCTCTGATTCTAAGTTAATTAGTCAGGAACCTGCATCATCCTGGGTTAATTGCAGGGGCCGTTATGAGTTAGTCGTGTTAGCTGAGACACAGTCGAGTATCGGAGCGGTGAAGGCCTGTGTGTTGTGTCCTGCAGAAGGCACTGGCACTCTTTCTGAAACTAAACGTACCGCGAGAGACATTCGATGCTACCGTATGTTCTAACGATCGCAGACGCAACATCGATGGTTTCTGTGGAAAGAAATGTGACAAGATGGAGAGGTGACTAACGAAGGTACTCAGAAAGAGAGGAGTAGAAAAACTGAGGTGTCTGATGAGAGGGCAGCTTTCAGAGAAACAGGCAGTAGTCTATTCATGTCCGTGAAGGACACAGATCAGTGTGTTCAGtcgtatatatgtgtgtgtgtgtgtgtgtgtgtgtgtattcagtcATCTTCTATGGTAAAGAGATAGTTTGGATCTTGGAAGTGGGGCTGTGTGAGgccatagtcagtgtgttacctacagtagatgtcagtcagcgcgcccccagtttggagaagcaaactgcagcagaaaaatgttactttagccacctaaaaatatcTATTGAggatattttcactgcttaacTTGGCATCaaacagccctttccaacaCTAAAGCAGTTAACAGCTGCAGTTTCCCATtgatgctctcgtcaaagccaccagactccatttagaaAAACACTCATTTAAGCAtgttgaacacaggagctgttggtctaACTCTGCCTCAATCGGTTAGCATGTGTTATTGAGTGACAGccacaaaatgtgtttcagccACCTCAcctcagtttaagtgtacgctatgtTTAGAATATTTCCACCGCTTTATCTTCCCATCACACAGCAATTATTGACGGGGAACTAAGGCTGTTATCcctgctctcttcaaagccagactccattgacaaaaacagtgattttacctcccagaacacaggagctgctggtctaccactgcctcggtCAGTTAGCTTGTTTGGATTCACTGAAGTCACACTTAAAACACCAAATCCACATTGAAAGAAAATCAATTGCGAACTATTTTGGCAACTAAATAATCGTTTCGgtaatttttcaagcaaaacttgctggttccagcttctcagatgtgagagtttgctgcttttcttagACGTCAATGACAGCTCACGTTCGTTCGAGGTCAATTAAGTTCTACTGAATTTAAAAGTTAATGAAGAGTGTTTAGGTTTTGGACCGCAGGTTGAACAAAGGAAGCAAACTGAAGGCGTCAGTTTGGGCTTTTAGAAATTGTACGGAccagatttctttttcttttttttcaatagaCTGTAGATTAATCGATAATGTTTTTTAGTTGCAGACCTAAAACACTAACgaactgatggaggcagtggtagaccagcagctcctgtgatctgtgaggtaaaattactatttttctcTAGAGTCTGGTTGCACAGCAGCACATTTCGAAGCTTCCATGTCAgtgctcctgcctgcttctccaaactggaggcgtgacgactgacatctactgtaggtaatacactgactatagataagaGCTTCATACAACGCCACTTCAGAAAGtccgaactgtccctttaagcaaaGGAAAGAGTTAGctgttatatttgtatgttatgATACACGCAGGAAATGGATATATCTGTGTGCGCAGTGTCTGACATTCACCTGAAAAGGCAAAtggtgagagtgtgtgagagtgtgtgtgagagtgtgtgtgtgtgtcaggtcgTTCAATCGTCCACTCCGATGTTGCGGAACAGGTAGGACATGGACTCTCCGTTGTGGATGCGGCGGATGGCCTCTGACAGGATCATGCTGATGTCAACCGTCTTGATCTTGGGACACTGGAGCTTCTGGAGCTCGTGGGGAATCGTGTTGGTCACCACCACCTGGAGGACGAACGCCAGACACGAGAGACGTGTGAGGTCACGCAGAGCAAAGTGACTACACACCAGAAAACCTCAGAGCCCACTCACCTCGTCAATGGCCGACTCTTCGATGAACCTGGGGGCGTCCGAGGAGAGGATGCCATGCGTTGCCATGACATAGATCTTGTAGGCCCCTCTTTCCTTTAGCGTCTCCGCTGCTGCCACAAAACTGTCGACGTCATCGATGATGTCATCCTGTGGGACAAACAGACCTGTCTCAAACAAGCTGATCAACTCTCAGCATTCAGTCTGTGAATGGTAACACAGCTCCCTCTAGTGACACCACGCCACCACTGTTTAGACATGGTGATATCTGATTTTCTCCATGCTGCCCAGCCTCAGTTAAAAGCTACAATAAAGTGTCGTCTCACCACTATGATGGCGATGCGTCCTCCTACATCTCCAACCACAGTGATGGGAGGCTTCTCTTTAGGGATCAACACTGGAAACAAAaggacacacaggaaacagtcaTAATTACTGTATTCTGTTAGATTGTGTTCACAGGATTTATCGTTGCTGTGTGCCTTACATGGTATCTCCATGCTGGGGTGGATGGCTCCGGTGGTCTTGACGGTGGGTGGGGAGTGTCGCCCGTCGACCTGGTCCGACTCTGCATCCTGAGCTTCACCGTGGATCACTGCGATACCCAGACGCAGCCGCTCGGCGAACGACTGAGCCCTGCAggagcacacagacagagaggaacacTCAGGTAATGACTGACTGCGCTCCTTCATCACAGCAAGTacaaacacaataaatataCAGAACATATCATCACTGTGTAAACATATGAACAGTTCTCATTTGGCGCCACACAGTGgtagattaaaaaaagacagcagtGCTGCTACAGATGTAAAGTTGAACCTTAACTTCCCCGGAGAAGGAGAGGGCGGTGAGACGGACAAAACAGCTGATTTCAGCGAGTGAGGAGAGGTGACTGTACCTTTTGGCAGAGGCTGGAGATTTGGCCACAATCACAGCATTTCTATAGTCAGGGATCTGCAGGTACATTAAAGATAAAGACACAAATTAAATGTCAGATTTGCAAAcagattattttctgtcttttacgTGGGTCATCAGCTGGTGCGGATTCTGActaaggccccgatcacacagagtgttgtgcaggttgcaaaacacaaGGCGCACCACACTGCCTATTTATGTAGTAGTTGAACGCTACAAGCAAAAAAACGCTTGTTGCATCTTGtcattgttgccaggcaaccaccccatcaccccTTTACACTAACCtttctgtgtaatcaatctacagTTCATTCATTTTATCTATCCtcacagtaatcagtgtgtagctgctgccatgttgaggcagaggctactgtctgtagctctggttgagggtgagaggctgtcagcagataaacagagatctgtgtgggtacatgagaccctaaaaaagaggctggatcatggggagtaccaccagttggtccaggagcttctcctccatcatggacgtttacaggctgattttaggacgactcaggggcagtttgacaacctgctgtctatcatcaggctgTAATGGAGGAGAAACCACCAGTTTCACCTTGTTCTGTTCCACtattatttaaattttgttgttgtcaccTACAGTCATCTCTCACTTGAACtatgctacactgcctccatgatctcCCAGTGGTACCGCTCCATTTTGTCCATATCTGTAAGATTTCAAAATCTGTGCACCAAAAAGGATGAAATGAACGCCGAGTACGGACAGACGGCTCCATCTGTctctaacgttgagcataaattaGCCCTTAgctagctctgtcagcactgttgccattgtttagcACTGTTTGCTGATGTTAAGATCTGTATCCAGACAATTCATACATGCTCTGAATTCTACATAGATCCCCTTTAAAAAGGTAAGAAAACTAATTTAGCTGTCCTTTAATATGAAAttcatgttctgtgtgtgtgtgtgtgtgtgtgtgtgtgtgtgtgtgtggcatgtgTTTCTACCTCTTCCTGTATGTACTGCAGCAGGAAGGGCGAGGCTCTCAGATTGTCCACTGGGATGTTGAAGAAGCCTTGAATCTCTTTCTGATGGAGGTCCATGGTGATCAGGTGGGTGAGACCTGCAGGGACACAGTCAGTGTGCTGGTGTTAGTGCTCgcagtagaaacacacacacacacacacacttttagatTAGCCTTGTCTCACTTCATATAAATGTTAAACattctctaaataaaatgttttatttgtgatgcCGCAAATAGCAGTGGATGATGTATCGGTAACACTCGATGTATCACAGCTTGTTCCACATGGATGTATAAATCACTGTACTGTGAACACCAAGTATAAATTGTCACGTCATTGTTTTTTCGCCAGTGTGTGAGCAAGCGAGGAGCATATTTTTAGTTTCAGCAGGGCTCCAGACCCTGatcattttgtgaccatggagcaccagtgtgacttacaaacattattaatataTGAAGTGGAGAGCTGTTAAtttgtttccagctcacagtgaataaatcctcatgTTTAACAGCACCGCTGTGACAGTTAAACttgccgctaactgctaacagctaacagctaacagctaactggtGGCCGGAGGCTTCAAGTTCCCAACGAATATATCAACACTTCCTGCTGAGACGAGCCAagtgcttcagaataaaagcaccacTGGTTCTGATTTAATTCATTAtgtcaatattttatttaactttattagaacagtactttaactttattatttatcttaCTTTAATATTACAGTACCTTATTGTAACAATAGgttttaaaaactttattttaacagtactttatttaaataacagtattttattcGATATTATAAAAGTACTTAgtgtaaatgtattatttaaattattatctaattaaataaaaatagttAAATAATCTACTTATCATTCAATTAAGTAAATaattaaacaatttaatttattattaaattattattattatttaaacttaaacagtagtttttaaaaaactatttaACTGGACTTTATTTAACTCAACTGTCACAATACTTATTAAAATTGATTTTAACAGTATTTATCTAACTTTTTCAGTACTTAAATTTTTTATAAATTTGTtataactgtattttatttaactttatttaccagtattttatttaaattttaaattaaaacattattttattattctttattaaatttattataaaagtattttatttaaatttattataAAAGTATTTATCTAACTTTTTCATAAAACAGTCCTTTATGTAAATTTGTtataactgtattttatttaactttatttaccagtattttatttaaattttaaattataataaaatgttttaattaaaagtattttattgaaatttattaaaacagtattttattcaactttattaCAAGAGTGCTTTATTAAACTTTTacagtactttttaaaaaatgtatttaactttgctttatttaaatttattataacagtattaTATTCAACTTTTTAACAGTTCCTTATTTAACTTAATTGTAGCAGTACTTTAGTGGTTTAGTATTTAAGTAGTATttttagaggagatttcaaaatattgagATGTATTTTGTGTATCACAGACTTAACACATTGCAATAATACTTTTAGGTCATGTcatatgttttgtgtctctgtctctcaccaGCTTTACACATCATGGAGGCGATCAGCTTGGAGACGATGGAGCCTCTCTTCCTCATCTTACACTGCTTGCTGTAGGGGAAGTAAGGGAGGACACCCGTGATGCTTCTGGCACAGGACGTCCTGCACGCGTACACCAGGATCAGCATCTCCATTATGGTGGTGTTCACATCCCTGACGCAGCCGAGGGACGgcgagaaagagaaggaggaggaggaggagagcgtgATGTGAGTGAGATGTTTCAGGGG from Epinephelus lanceolatus isolate andai-2023 chromosome 18, ASM4190304v1, whole genome shotgun sequence harbors:
- the LOC117268361 gene encoding phosphoribosyl pyrophosphate synthase-associated protein 2 isoform X1; this translates as MNHTKGGLVIFTANSHPASRELGKRISERLGVELGKVQVYQEANRETRVQIQESVRGKDVFVIQTVSKDVNTTIMEMLILVYACRTSCARSITGVLPYFPYSKQCKMRKRGSIVSKLIASMMCKAGLTHLITMDLHQKEIQGFFNIPVDNLRASPFLLQYIQEEIPDYRNAVIVAKSPASAKRAQSFAERLRLGIAVIHGEAQDAESDQVDGRHSPPTVKTTGAIHPSMEIPCKAHSNDKSCEHNLTEYSNYDCFLCVLLFPVLIPKEKPPITVVGDVGGRIAIIVDDIIDDVDSFVAAAETLKERGAYKIYVMATHGILSSDAPRFIEESAIDEVVVTNTIPHELQKLQCPKIKTVDISMILSEAIRRIHNGESMSYLFRNIGVDD
- the LOC117268361 gene encoding phosphoribosyl pyrophosphate synthase-associated protein 2 isoform X2 — translated: MNHTKGGLVIFTANSHPASRELGKRISERLGVELGKVQVYQEANRETRVQIQESVRGKDVFVIQTVSKDVNTTIMEMLILVYACRTSCARSITGVLPYFPYSKQCKMRKRGSIVSKLIASMMCKAGLTHLITMDLHQKEIQGFFNIPVDNLRASPFLLQYIQEEIPDYRNAVIVAKSPASAKRAQSFAERLRLGIAVIHGEAQDAESDQVDGRHSPPTVKTTGAIHPSMEIPLLIPKEKPPITVVGDVGGRIAIIVDDIIDDVDSFVAAAETLKERGAYKIYVMATHGILSSDAPRFIEESAIDEVVVTNTIPHELQKLQCPKIKTVDISMILSEAIRRIHNGESMSYLFRNIGVDD